Proteins from a genomic interval of Denticeps clupeoides chromosome 20, fDenClu1.1, whole genome shotgun sequence:
- the airim gene encoding AFG2-interacting ribosome maturation factor, with product MSTHAVATLHQQLRKSFRALADNQRAWNSVLAECAPLLGSLGNLAEQLRALDGVQIARTPLARFPDLRDRLRCKLLQAVDVVLAKLTEKTESLQTVRDAVHGLASAAFQWYEQNADLLDLATCTLRSAAAPSIAELLEWLQDADSYYRQQFLRRRNLLQMLRPDELSELESAANWWASIDSPDGDELISEMLFRVAVFVDSG from the exons ATGTCGACGCATGCCGTGGCTACACTTCACCAGCAGCTAAGGAAATCTTTCCGAGCGCTGGCGGATAATCAGAGAGCGTGGAACTCGGTGCTGGCCGAGTGCGCGCCGCTGCTCGGGTCCCTCGGCAACCTGGCGGAGCAGCTGCGAGCCCTGGACGGCGTCCAGATCGCCAGAACTCCCCTGGCCCGGTTCCCCGACCTGCGGGATCGCCTGCGCTGCAAACTCCTGCAAGCCGTAGACGTTGTGCTGGCCAAGTTGACAGAAAAGAC aGAAAGCCTACAGACTGTACGGGATGCTGTGCACGGCCTGGCCTCTGCTGCTTTCCAGTGGTACGAGCAGAACGCAGACCTGCTTGACCTGGCCACGTGCACCCTGAGGTCGGCGGCGGCGCCGTCCATTGCCGAATTGCTGGAGTGGCTCCAAGATGCCGACTCCTACTACAGACAACA GTTTCTCAGGAGAAGAAACCTTCTGCAGATGCTAAGACCAGATGAGCTCTCAGAGCTTGAGAGTGCTGCCAATTGGTGGGCGTCTATAGACTCACCTGACGGAGACGAGTTGATATCAG AAATGTTGTTCCGTGTTGCTGTTTTCGTTGACTCTGGATGA
- the cdca8 gene encoding borealin isoform X1: MAPRKRTTNKSRKNNPKTAKLEAFLADFDGEVSTIVGRLTEKLNNLLKDADNFYNMALIKLPKAVRGINWIDYCASEKPKSPEAQLKKDEEAAKVENALAEDHAKSAKKPRKKMTADSDDENKAPAMSTVKRQKGRQKKAPSTSQKAKALSVNKQNGSIRKSNRKPLVTPARSFLDSSIMGPTPLVTPRFDSRLPKTPGLRVPRHREKVYSISVNGSPIAGGTEDIVINVPLGNGECIQLLASEMDSVDLSQLDERAMHGIQQLKNRLAELCAPSK; encoded by the exons ATGGCTCCCAGAAAGAGAACGACGAATAAAAGTCGCAAGAACAACCCCAAGACGGCCAAACTCGAGGCTTTCCTGGCTGACTTCGACGGCGAGG TAAGCACCATTGTGGGACGCCTGACCGAGAAGTTGAACAACCTGCTGAAGGACGCTGACAATTTTTATAACATGGCACTGATCAAACTGCCCAAAGCCGTGCGTGGGATTAACTGGATTGATTACTGTG CTTCAGAGAAACCGAAGTCGCCGGAAGCACAATTAAAG AAGGATGAGGAGGCTGCCAAAGTGGAGAATGCCTTGGCTGAAGATCACGCAAAATCTGCCAAAAaac CAAGGAAAAAGATGACTGCAGACTCAGATGATGAGAATAAGGCACCCGCCATGTCTACAGTGAAGAGG CAGAAAGGCCGGCAGAAGAAAGCCCCATCTACCTCTCAGAAAGCTAAGGCATTGTCAGTCAACAAGCAAAATGGCTCAATCAGAAA GTCAAACAGGAAGCCCCTGGTGACTCCTGCCCGCAGCTTCCTGGACTCCTCGATCATGGGACCAACTCCACTGGTAACACCACGCTTTGACTCAAG GCTACCGAAGACCCCTGGACTGCGGGTCCCCCGTCACAGAGAGAAAGTGTACAGCATTTCTGTGAACGGCTCGCCAATTGCAGGAGGCACTGAGGACATAGTCATTAACGTCCCCCTGGGAAACGGCGAG tgcATTCAGCTCCTGGCCAGTGAAATGGATTCTGTTGACCTGAGCCAACTGGATGAAAGGGCCATGCACGGCATTCAGCAgctaaag AACCGCCTGGCAGAGCTTTGTGCACCGTCAAAATGa
- the cdca8 gene encoding borealin isoform X2 has translation MAPRKRTTNKSRKNNPKTAKLEAFLADFDGEVSTIVGRLTEKLNNLLKDADNFYNMALIKLPKAVRGINWIDYCASEKPKSPEAQLKKDEEAAKVENALAEDHAKSAKKPRKKMTADSDDENKAPAMSTVKRKGRQKKAPSTSQKAKALSVNKQNGSIRKSNRKPLVTPARSFLDSSIMGPTPLVTPRFDSRLPKTPGLRVPRHREKVYSISVNGSPIAGGTEDIVINVPLGNGECIQLLASEMDSVDLSQLDERAMHGIQQLKNRLAELCAPSK, from the exons ATGGCTCCCAGAAAGAGAACGACGAATAAAAGTCGCAAGAACAACCCCAAGACGGCCAAACTCGAGGCTTTCCTGGCTGACTTCGACGGCGAGG TAAGCACCATTGTGGGACGCCTGACCGAGAAGTTGAACAACCTGCTGAAGGACGCTGACAATTTTTATAACATGGCACTGATCAAACTGCCCAAAGCCGTGCGTGGGATTAACTGGATTGATTACTGTG CTTCAGAGAAACCGAAGTCGCCGGAAGCACAATTAAAG AAGGATGAGGAGGCTGCCAAAGTGGAGAATGCCTTGGCTGAAGATCACGCAAAATCTGCCAAAAaac CAAGGAAAAAGATGACTGCAGACTCAGATGATGAGAATAAGGCACCCGCCATGTCTACAGTGAAGAGG AAAGGCCGGCAGAAGAAAGCCCCATCTACCTCTCAGAAAGCTAAGGCATTGTCAGTCAACAAGCAAAATGGCTCAATCAGAAA GTCAAACAGGAAGCCCCTGGTGACTCCTGCCCGCAGCTTCCTGGACTCCTCGATCATGGGACCAACTCCACTGGTAACACCACGCTTTGACTCAAG GCTACCGAAGACCCCTGGACTGCGGGTCCCCCGTCACAGAGAGAAAGTGTACAGCATTTCTGTGAACGGCTCGCCAATTGCAGGAGGCACTGAGGACATAGTCATTAACGTCCCCCTGGGAAACGGCGAG tgcATTCAGCTCCTGGCCAGTGAAATGGATTCTGTTGACCTGAGCCAACTGGATGAAAGGGCCATGCACGGCATTCAGCAgctaaag AACCGCCTGGCAGAGCTTTGTGCACCGTCAAAATGa